The following nucleotide sequence is from Pochonia chlamydosporia 170 chromosome 4, whole genome shotgun sequence.
CAGGGCTAGGCTATGAAGTTCGGGGCATGTAGATACAGAAGTATCTACCCGATAGGCCAGTCCACAAGAGCGGTTGATGCCGTATTCCAACAGATTCTTAGGCCAATAACTGTCTCCTTGATGTCGAAATCGTCGCCAAGTATAGCGTCAGTTTCGTTCCATACTATTCTGCAGAGCGAGCAGCCAGAATTTGCGGATTCAAGGAAGGCTCTTCCATGGCTTTATTAGTTCAAAGGAGGGTAATCCCAAATCTCGCGTACTAGGCTCCAAACTGGACTGTGAAAATAATTGCCTACACAAAGTGCAAAGCTGACTCGGTTGTGTAGACATGATGCAATGCAGGTCCTGAGTTGCTTTAGAAACTAAGTTGGGCTGCATTGCCATAACATGGGTTCATGGTTGGTTGACAACGGCTTGTAAAAATACATGAACATAGCCTTGGCTGGTGCCACCATCTATGTTTGCCCTGTATTAGCCTTACAGCGGGTTTTCCGTATTGATCGTAAATTATTAATTGTAGATTTATTTAATATACTGAGTCTGTCGTAAAGACATTCTTCACATCCCCATTTTCAACCTCTAGTCCCCTCACCAAAGAACTGGGCCAAAGCAGGCTCCACATCATCAAGCCAAAACTCAACCACAAAGTCATCTAAAATTGACCGTACCCGCACAACTTGCCCCGAACACCTCCATTCAGCCGAACCATTCGAGACAAACCCAGCATGGCATCAAAGGTCTTCATCATAACCGGCGCGAGCAAGGGCCTCGGCGCAGCCATCACACGATACTTGCTCTCACAATCGCACAAGGTTGTTCTCGCAGCGCGTTCGGCAGAACCGCTAGAGGGGTTTAAGACCGCTCATCCGGGACAGGTGGAATATGTTGCTGGGGATATGACAAGTTCTGAGGTATGATTTTAGCATTCAGCAAAAGGCAGTTCTTGACGCTGtactttttgccttttgAATGTACAGGATGGAGTGAAGACTGACACTGAATAGATGCCAGACAAGTTGACCAGCCTTGCTGTCAAGTCATTCGGCAAAATCGACGGGCTGGTTGTCAATCATGGACTCCTTGTGTCATCGCGACTTGAAAAGACGTCAATTGATACGTTCAAAAACCTCTATGACGTCAATGTCTTTAGCTGCTTAGCAATGGTACGCTGTGCCCAGAATACCTCATGTTTGTGGAACAATCTTGACATTATTATATCTAGGTTCAAGCAGCGCTTGGTGAACTACGAAAAACCAAGGGTTGCGTCGTTTGGATCTCCTCAGGCGCCGCTCTCAAACCATATGCGGGATGGAGTGCCTACGGTTCGTCCAAGGCTGTGTTAAACTCGCTTTCTTCAAACTTGGCCTTTGAAGACAAGGACATTACGAGCATTACGGTGGCGCCAGGGCGGGTTGATACAGACATGCAAGTACAAATTCGATCGTCTGGGCAGGAgtccatggacaaggcaCAATGGGACACGTTCCAGGATGCCTTTGAACAGGGCAAACTACTCAAGCCGGAACAGCCTGGCAATGTTATTGCCAAGTTTGTGGCCAATCCCCAGAGGGACCTGAGTGGGCAAAACCTCAAGTACGTACAATCATGGTTCacggcgacgatgagacTTACTAACGTCGATCAACAGCTGGAATTCACCAGAGTTGGCGTCCTACCAGGAATAATCGGCGGCCGGGCGGATATCTGTGACTTTTTGCATCATGTTAGCTTGGGTACCGTAGACAGCATGAATAGTTTTATAGAAATAGACAAAATTTGCAAGTCAGTCGAAAGATGAAAAGCTCTTAGTTTACTCCACATGCGTGCGATTCGGTATTAGCATGGAATGTAAGTTTCTTCATCATAGCAAATATGTTGTGCAAAAAACATGTTTCACGTCTTCCGTACCTTTTGAACAAACAGTGGCGCTGGATGTGATGGCAGCGCCTGTCCAGCACATTCGGCAATCGATGCTACGCTATTTCGAGGCAAATTAGCATGCCTGGTCGTGTGGCTTGCGGTCAAATCGACGAGGGTTGAGTGTTGCGCTCAGGCTATCGAACGTCTCCGTCATGAATGATCGGTATTTGATAGTACCAGATAGCAAAAGGCATCACAGCAATGAGGTTTGAGGTCTGGCGGCGTGGCAGTGTTCTTACATTGCGCGACGACAGCGTGGAAGCCTGATTGAAATCGAGTTAGCTGATTTTGCTTACTCGCGGCAATTGAGCGATatttgtcaagtcaaatcCAACGCTAGGAATCGAAATCAGATGTGTCTATTTGGCATAAGACGTGTCTGTCAGCAAAAGAGGCTTGTCGGACCTCTTCAGACTGGGGCGACAACATATCTCATCATTGAAGGGGGGTGGGAAAATAGACTGTGACTGGGCAATTCATACCTTTAGGCGACCAGCTGAAGAGGCATTTTCGTACATGCAAGAGCAAATTCAACTCAATTGCGAGACGACGGAATCAGATGCGCTGTTGAGCCTTGGACAATTTTTATGGCCATATTGCAGGAGAGAGCAAGAACGTGGAAcagaattttttttttctgctcGCTTTTAGCTGCAAAAAGTATGTGGCACGTGCACCAGGACGGACCCAGCTCAGTCCAGTCAGCAGCTTTGACTCGAAACCAAGGTTGAACACATTGAAGCTTGAGTGGATTCCAAGCCAAATTCGGTGAGCTGTTAGTGGTTGTATCCCCTTTGCCCCGCTGCTAGAGGCTCCTGGCTGTTGTCCTGTAGCTGTGCAGCCcttcaaggttcaatgtctggttgtctggcctcaagtgctggtaGCCACGGCCAGTCAATATAACTGCTGGTCCTGCCCCACCATTCGTCCACTTCCAAGTTGAACCTGGCCCAAGTCTGCTCATCTGTGTTGcggctggtctggtctgttctgcTCTAGTCCCGCTCATCCGCTTCAAAGCATCATTTCGACCTCCAAGTTTGGCCTGCCTTGATCGAGGCGCGTCGCTCAACCTCACTTGTCGAGTATCGTCATCGGACCAACATTGACGCTTCAATTCTCATCTTCGCTTCATTCATCGCGTCTCGTCGATCAATAGCCTTGCTTGAATAGTCTACGATTGCAAAGCATATCCCGTATCTTGTCAGCTGTCGCCTAGCCTGGTTCACTGGCACTAGTGCGCATACTTCATCAGCCAACATGTCGGATCACGAGTTTGGGGGTAGGTCCAGATATTCACTGCATCGTCGTTTCTTGTCTCACTGCTTCTTCACCTGTTACTGCTGTGTCACCTTTTTTGCCACTGCTTTCTTGCATCGTGCCCCTCCCCATACAATATAAACAACGAAgaacaaccatggccatcGCCACGATccactcactcactcgcCCTTGGACACGCTCTGAGGCAGATGTGTCAGTCTATGACGCACCTATTCTTTCTGTTGAGTCGGTGTTCTGTTCAGAGGCATACATGAACAAGATTGTGTTCATATGTCCTTCACCGGCAGGCTGCAACATTGTTACCTGTTTCCATGCGGCCATCCGCTGCATCATTCTGTCTTGCCCAACCCGTTTCAGTATATGTATCAGGGGATGCCGCCATGTGCAGGGCACTTGGCCATGCCCAAACGGACTCCCAATTCGCCTCTTTTGCGTTTATACATTTCTTGCACTTATCCATGATGCCTACCAAACACGGAATGGATCGCTATTGGGCCATGGTAGACTCGGGCCTCAGTACTTGAGAACTCGCACCCTCCCGCGTCTGTTTACAGAGCATGTGCTAACCACAATTATTTATAGGCAACGATGACCTATCTCTTCCCAAAGGTACGCTTTCGCTCTTCCTAGACACAAATGACTTGCTTCCCTACGAAGTTGTGGAAACTGACATCTCGATTACAGCCACTGTTCAGAAGATTGTGGGAGAAATTCTGCCTTCTCAGGGTGGCGTAGCCTTCGCCAAAGAAGCCCGAGACCTACTTATAGAATGCTGCGTCGAGTTCATCACCCTCATTTCCTCCGAGGCTAACGAAATTTCGGAGAAAGAGGCCAAAAAGACCATCGCCTGCGATCACATCACCAAGGCCCTTGAACAGCTTGGCTTCTCCGACTATGTGCCCGCCGTACTTGAAGCTGCAGCGGAGCATAAAGAAGTTCAAAAGGTAAATTCGACCGGGGGATGCCTCATCCCGTTGCATTTGAGTTCATTTTGCTAACCTGTGAACTCTGCTATAGGGTCGAGAGAAAAAGGCAGACAAATTCGCCAACAGCGGCATGTCCATGGAGGAACTGGCACGCTTGCAAGAAGAGCAGTTTGCACAAGCCAGACAGAGACACGGATAAGCGTGGTGGTTGCAGGAAAAGGGAGGGGAGTGTTGTTATATTGGGCGGGCGTCATTGATGGGCATTACTTGGCGTTGAGATAAAGGACATGACAGGAATGATTGATGATATGAATATGAGTGTGTTGGTGTGTGTTTGAACTTGTTTATGTGATCCAACGCAAAGAGGGGTTTTAGTACCTTGGGTGTCGGATGGCAGGGACTCTTTTTGTTTACATGAgggtgttggttggtggtgatgtgctTCAATTTTGTCACATTTGTGTGTCGTTGCCACTCGCTTTTACCAGATTTACACAACACCAAGCGTGCCAATATGCCCGGGTCCATTTGCCGTGTTCTATTTAGCTGTGTACCAGGTTATGACAGCTCATTTCCAAGGCCCAGAATATTTGTCTCTCGTACTTTGTGCCATTGCGCACCGTACCGAAGTGTAGCCCGACAAGGGGAGTCGGCAACATGGCTTCGATCTAGATCGTTCCAAAAATCCGCGATATGCCCATTTGATTGGTGCCGATTTCGATTCCGGCGGGAGGTCCGAAAGGTTTCAGCTTTTCCTATTTGATCAAAATTGATtttcaacttggctgtgcATTTGCCTGTGCTTCCCCCACCATCGCGGTTCTTTCCTGTCATTCAGTGTTGGTCATGTTGCCTTCTCTTCCCGCATCGCCTGATCTTGGTTTTTCTTCTCCCGACCACTCATCGTCTGCGTTCCCCTCCTGCATGCAGCTCGATACAACAACATAGTTGTTCGTCACTTGTCAGAACTCTCAGTAGATACATTTTGGTGTTTCTCACTCAGTCAAATTCGACAATGTCCTTTCGTGCAATAAAGCCTTTATCCGCGAGGAGACGGCACCTCGCAGCTCGTGCTGCCTCATCCGATGAAAGTGGGTCATCGGGCTCCAGTCGCGCTGCTGCAGTCCAAGCTTGTCACGACTGTCGGAGATTGAAGATAAAGGTTGATATTGCTTTTAATTCTCATGGCCTTGCCTATCCATGATGCTGTTTTGTCTTTATCTGTCCTCTTCTCGTTGCTGTTCTTGGTGAAGAGCCGTTGCTAATATGTGGGCAACTAGTGTGATGGTAACTGGCCCAAATGCACAACATGCACAACCAAGAACCGAACCTGTGGCTACGTCGGCCAACAAGGTCAAAGTCGAGCCACAGCCGTCAGGTCACGACTTGAATCTCTAGAAGAGCTGGTTGCAGCGTTAAAAACAAGCACACCGGAGCAACTTGCCGTGATTCTAAGTGGGATACGGACTAGCGAAGACCCTGCCGGCGTCATGGAGGATCTCGCAAGTCGTACCATCGCAGCCAAGCacgagcagcaacagcagctcaACTTGTTACTCCTGGCTAACAAATTCATACCCGACTTTCGTCTGCTGCTCCCCGAGGCGCCCCTTGTGATGCGGGCCATCGACTCCTTCTTCAGTTGTAGCGGCAAGCTGTTTCATGTCTTTTCGGAAAACTACATCTTACAGTGTTATCGTGCCGTTTTCGAGGAACCACAGGTCCCGTCTGAAGGTTTAAAGGCCAAAGTTTGCTGTCTTGCGGCGGTTGCGGCGGTAGGTGCACAGTATTCACCTGATGTGATTAGCAAGGATGTCGAGCAGGGACTATACAACCTGGCGAGACACTTTCTTGAAGTAGCTATGGAGCATGAGCCGTTGCATGCGATCAAAGTGTGTACCCTGTTTTCGCAGTATAATATTATGAATAAGGAGATGGTTTCCCTTACTTATGTCGGTAAGTTCTGATGGTGGAGGTCAACAGGACTTGTCTGTATACTGACTAGCATGAAAACTTGACAGAGACGGGGTTGAGTATGTGTCACATCTACGGAATAAACAACAGGGCCTTGCGGCCGGATTTTATTCCTACTCTAGAGTGGTCTGATTTGCGCAAGACTTGGCGCACGTTAATATTCTTTTCGAGGTGAGCATTTACCCAACTTTTGGAACCACAGCGCCCATTTCTGACAACATGTGTTTCTATAGCTGGCTCTCGTCCACACTTGGCTACATTTCCGGGAATACTTGGTCGGCTGAGAAACGCGTCGTAAGCAGCTCATACCTTTGTGAAACGTAATACGCAATAATCTGACCGCCTTTAAGCTGGCCGacctcaaagtcgaagaTCCAACAGACATCTCCGAAGGTACGCTTCATCCAGTGATTTACCGCAGTGGTGACTCTGACACGTTGTAGTTGTGCAAACCGAAATGGCAAGGATATGCCTTCTCAAAGCAGAAATTCTTCGAATGCACCTAGTGTTCAAGGATCTCACCAGCCCTGCCGTGCACTCCATCAAAAGAGATCTGCAGGCCTGGTACGAAGAGTTACCGGAAAACTTGCAGCTTGAAAAAACTGCCCATGAGAATGTTGCTATCGGAACTAGACGGTCAATCTTGCATTTACACATGCTCTACCTTGGCGCCATAATGCTTCTCTATCGACGTGTAGCGACGCAGTTTTTGCAGTCGTATGCGATTGGGGGTCAGAATAGCCTGCACATGCACCCACGCGATGCATTCGTTCAACAAAGCGCTGAAGCTATCCTCGCCGCCAGCACATCAGCCAGAATTGtgaagcttcttcttgaagatgatggcgtctTCAAACACTGTTGGCTGGTCATGTACGTGTTCTATATGCTGGATTCATGTCAATTTTGTTGTGCTAACGTGATGCGCAGCTTTCAAACATACACCACTTGTACCATCCTGCTACACTCGGTGGTGCAGAAGCAACTACACAAATTTCAGCCATCGGAATGGGCGGACGATCTGCAGAGAGCCAAAGACTGTCTTGCTGTGCTTGCGTTTTGTGGCTCGCAGGACCGTGTTGCCGCCTCGTTTCACAAGCAGCTCGAGACAATCTATCAAGTAGTTCTCGCGTACGAGCTATCAACACCACCCACCGATGTAGCCATGGAAATGGATGGCCAACAGACGTCTCCACAGACTGGCGGCACTTTCTCTCCGACAGACGGAGCTGGACGCAAAACGCGGTCAAAGTCAGATGCTCACGCATACCTCTTGGACATTCCCGTCGACGCCGACCCAGCACACATGAGGCTCTCGTTTTCGCTGCTCATGATGCTAAGCCAGCCTTTTGGCGATATCAGCAACAAAGAGGCCGCGGAACTTAACCTGAAGAAACATTGGCTGACTGACCCGTCAAGATACGAGTACCCACAGATGGCAGAACGGAttgactggagtctggaAACGAAGCACATGTTCCAGTGGAACTTGGACAAGCTGAACATCCCTTCACTGGACTCGATGAGGGCGCCAGAACAGTCGAGTTCGTCGGATGAGTCGCCGGGTTCGGGGCTATCGTGCAGTTTGTCTCCGGCGAGTTTTCTGGGGAGTACGGAACCGAGTGGGTGGGCGTCGGCGGCTAGTCTTACGAATCCGGTGAGGAATTGACGAGAAATGGATACCCAAAATGAATGAAATTTCAGATTATATGATAGAGATGAGGTCGTATCTAAattgacatgttgaagtgGCTCAACGGTATGCAGAACAATTTAGTCCTGATTGTTATGAGGAGTGGTGAAGCTTTGGTTGACTTGCGTGTCAGCTGTCGACTTGGCTCAGCAACTGGTCGACAACTAGCTGACAGCTGGCTGACAACTGCCGCTGTTTAAAGCTTTGCATGTTGTTATCCGTCCATATTCACCTGACTTCTTCCTTCGTATTTCACATTCACTACTTCCGTTAGAACTCACATTCACAGGTCCCAGTTCATCCATATAAACCCGAGACCTTGTCACACCACAGACAATTTTTCCTCTATTTCTCCCTTTCATCTTTTCGCCATCATTGCTTGCCAAGGCACTTATTTGCAACCTTATTGCCGTCTGGTTCATATAGGCTCCGAATTTTGGCACTCCGACATCCAGTCTGAAACACGAACATCGTTTGGTGTCGGTGTCACGCACTTCACAAGTAGGCCAAGACACTGGACTCTCACAGCAGCGCATCAACATGACTTCCCTTCGGCGTTCCAAGCGCATCGCTACCAGAAGCGGAAAGAAATTCGCCATCGAGAATCTACCAGCTGATATTTTCTGCGACATCATAAGAAGCTTCTACATCCCCCGCGGAATAGAAAAATGCCATGTTTTGGGTTACCATTCCCAAAGTTGTCACACCAGGGTCAAGAGGACGTTGGCAGGGCTTTGTCTCGTCTCCAAATTCTTTAAGTCCGCTGTCGACCCGCTGCTATATGCCGAGTTCTtttggcagcaagaaccTGACAAGTTTTGTATCACCTACACGCCGTTGCTCAAGTCACTCTCTTCGTTTACAACTGCCGTGCTGAGACAGCCACATTTGGCTGACtatgtcaagtcaatgcaCATCTCGTTTTCATATTCACATTCTATAAAGGGCGAAAGTCTTTTGCCTCTGCTATCTCGCGTGCAACGCCAACTTCTCGAAACTCCAGACAGATCGATTCTCGTCTTTGAGCCACATCCGGATCATATTTTTAATTGCTACAGCATGACTATCCTTGGATTGTTCCCGAACCTGCAGAGTGTGGATATTGGACTGACATTTGACAACTTGGCGCGCCTGGTGTTGCATATAAAGAGGTCACCACATCTACGAAAGGCTCATATTAGACTCGAGTATTCCCCTCCCGCCCAGACGTGGCTCAAAATCGAAAAAAGAGACTCATCCGTTGGCGTGCACTCGGAAGAACATCCCAAATATGAACTTACAATCTTTTATTTGACCGCAGAACAGACTAGACGTTTCATTGAGTCCATGGCTGGTGAGACTGTCTGCACTATTAATCTTATTGCATTAAGAAAGGAGACCTGCTCACAATATGAAAGCTTGATGGATCGAATCTCAATTTTCCATCATTGTCTCGAGTCACTGCAATTTTGGTATATTAATCTCAATTACAAACCAGCAAGATACTCATTCAAGGAGTTGCCAGTCCTCAAAAGCCTCAAGCTAGGTTCGGCTATGGTAAAAGCATGCGCCGAGGCACTGGAAGGGTCGGATCCTTGGGCGCATTTGCTACCGCGGACGTTGAAGCGCCTCATACTGCATGGGTTGATGACGGCGAGCAGGCTTCTGCAGTTGTCGGCAGCTGTTGCTCGAGGTGAACTTCCTGAACTGAAATACGTTGAGATGGAACGCGACTGGATTAACGCTAAGTTCTGGCATCCGGTGATAGATGTGGGCGATGATGTCATCCAAGCTATGAGAGACGCCGGTATAGAGTTTAAACATGGTGAAGACCTTCCTGAATGAACGAGAACGAAGGTCAACGGCCAAAGAGTTGATCAAGATTGAGCCAAGGGATCAAGACGCGGACGGGTTTCGTTTAGTGAAGCAAGCATCTATAGACTTATGTCCGTCGTGTTTTCCAACAATGCAAGCAGGCCGTCGGGGGCGTCTCCAAACGGATAGGAAATTTTCCCTTGTGACCTAGGTAGAGCAGCCAGATATATGAAGGTTTTGTGATACCTAAGAGAGACTGTTCTCAAGTGCCTGTTGACTGTCACGGCCGTTGGCTGCTTTCTTAGCCGAATACAGTTGATTCATGCGCCCAGCAGACCCTTCCACGGGATGAACCAATGCTTATGAGCTCCCACTGTTTGTAGCGGATCTCGAAGACAACATCTCTTTGCCACATGTTGCAATAATTTGTGCAGTTTTGCTGAGATCTGGTGCGATTGCCCAACCAATCTCGTTGCTCTCGTTTGtctgaccagacatttctTATCGATTAGATCAAAGTGATGTAACAGTGGGACAAATTGAACCCCACGGCCCAAGTCTCCCAAGGCAGCAATTTACAACATCCTCGACAGTCAACACTCGACAATTCACATTCGTCCACGTCACAAACTGCAGTACACATCAGCTGCAGTTGCTCACTCGCCAAAATAGGTCGACGACAACGCGATCGCGACAAACAAGGTTTCCGGCTCCCGCGCTGGCTCCGTCGCAGAATGGGCCAAGAGGAGTCGACTCTCGTTGACGAGTCTGTCCCGCCAGAGACTCTCACCGAGAGATCACTCTCCGCCGTGGCAGACTATATCAAAAATGGCCCAAAGAAAAGGATAGTTGTCTTGACGGGAGCTGGCATTTCCACAGCCGCCGGAAGTAAGACTTTCGCCAGACCACACTACCATGCCGAAACCTCATTTCTAACTTGCCCTACCTCTAGTCCCAGATTTTCGATCCCCCAAGACAGGATTATACAATAATCTCGCACGCCTCGATCTCCCTTACGCCGAAGCCGTCTTCGACATATCCTACTTTCGCACACACCCCGAGCCCTTCTACGTCCTGGCGCAGGAATTGTACCCGGGAAAATTCCACCCCACAATCTCACATGCATTCATTGCGCTGCTCGCACAAAAGGGCTTGTTGCAGATGCTCTTTACACAGAACATCGATTGCCTCGAACGACGAGCAGGTGTGCCTGCTGAGAAAATCATTGAAGCACATGGTAGTTTCGCCACGCAACGGTGTATAGAGTGTAAAACAGAGTTCCCCGATCACCTTATGACGGATCATGTCTTCAAGGGCCAAGTGCCACGGTGTAATGAAGAAGGATGCGTTGGGACCGTGAAACCAGATATCGTGTTCTTTGGAGAGGCACTGCCCTCTATATTTAGAGACAATGCGCATCAGACGGCCATGGctgacttggtcttgatccTGGGGACGAGTTTGACTGTACATCCGTTTGCAGGGCTGCCCGAGATGGTGAGAGACGGCAAGCCACGAGTGTTGTTCAACATGGAGAGGGTTGGACAGCTGGGCCGGAGGGCGGACGATGTTCTAGAGCTGGGGTCGTGCGATGCTGGTATTCGAAAGTTGGCGGATGAGCTGGGGTGGAGGGACGAGTTGGAGGAGTATTGGAGAAAGGTGGTTGGGCATGAGGAGGCAGAGAGGCAAGTGAAGAGTGCGAAGGAGGGCCACGAGGTGGAAGATGAGGTGCAGAAGTTGACTGAGGGTGTGGAATCGGCACTGAGGCTTGATGCTGATAGTGAGGATGAGGCTGGGCCGTCTAATGTGGAGGGAGCTGACGAGAAGCCAGACGCCGATCGAAGTCGTGATGACCACAAGGACGATGCTGGTAGGGAGTCACCGTCGGAGAAGGTGGAGGAGCCGTCTAAGCCGGAGTCGAGTGAGGATATCACCAAGACAGTTGAT
It contains:
- a CDS encoding NAD-dependent deacetylase sirtuin-2 (similar to Metarhizium acridum CQMa 102 XP_007813231.1), whose protein sequence is MGQEESTLVDESVPPETLTERSLSAVADYIKNGPKKRIVVLTGAGISTAAGIPDFRSPKTGLYNNLARLDLPYAEAVFDISYFRTHPEPFYVLAQELYPGKFHPTISHAFIALLAQKGLLQMLFTQNIDCLERRAGVPAEKIIEAHGSFATQRCIECKTEFPDHLMTDHVFKGQVPRCNEEGCVGTVKPDIVFFGEALPSIFRDNAHQTAMADLVLILGTSLTVHPFAGLPEMVRDGKPRVLFNMERVGQLGRRADDVLELGSCDAGIRKLADELGWRDELEEYWRKVVGHEEAERQVKSAKEGHEVEDEVQKLTEGVESALRLDADSEDEAGPSNVEGADEKPDADRSRDDHKDDAGRESPSEKVEEPSKPESSEDITKTVDEAPATKATAETDSQKPVDAKIEERETEKSTL
- a CDS encoding nitrate assimilation regulatory protein nirA (similar to Metarhizium acridum CQMa 102 XP_007813232.1), giving the protein MEDLASRTIAAKHEQQQQLNLLLLANKFIPDFRLLLPEAPLVMRAIDSFFSCSGKLFHVFSENYILQCYRAVFEEPQVPSEGLKAKVCCLAAVAAVGAQYSPDVISKDVEQGLYNLARHFLEVAMEHEPLHAIKVCTLFSQYNIMNKEMVSLTYVETGLSMCHIYGINNRALRPDFIPTLEWSDLRKTWRTLIFFSSWLSSTLGYISGNTWSAEKRVLADLKVEDPTDISEVVQTEMARICLLKAEILRMHLVFKDLTSPAVHSIKRDLQAWYEELPENLQLEKTAHENVAIGTRRSILHLHMLYLGAIMLLYRRVATQFLQSYAIGGQNSLHMHPRDAFVQQSAEAILAASTSARIVKLLLEDDGVFKHCWLVIFQTYTTCTILLHSVVQKQLHKFQPSEWADDLQRAKDCLAVLAFCGSQDRVAASFHKQLETIYQVVLAYELSTPPTDVAMEMDGQQTSPQTGGTFSPTDGAGRKTRSKSDAHAYLLDIPVDADPAHMRLSFSLLMMLSQPFGDISNKEAAELNLKKHWLTDPSRYEYPQMAERIDWSLETKHMFQWNLDKLNIPSLDSMRAPEQSSSSDESPGSGLSCSLSPASFLGSTEPSGWASAASLTNPVRN
- a CDS encoding NAD(P)-binding domain-containing protein (similar to Metarhizium robertsii ARSEF 23 XP_007817248.2), which translates into the protein MASKVFIITGASKGLGAAITRYLLSQSHKVVLAARSAEPLEGFKTAHPGQVEYVAGDMTSSEMPDKLTSLAVKSFGKIDGLVVNHGLLVSSRLEKTSIDTFKNLYDVNVFSCLAMVQAALGELRKTKGCVVWISSGAALKPYAGWSAYGSSKAVLNSLSSNLAFEDKDITSITVAPGRVDTDMQVQIRSSGQESMDKAQWDTFQDAFEQGKLLKPEQPGNVIAKFVANPQRDLSGQNLNWNSPELASYQE
- a CDS encoding CBF/NF-Y family transcription factor (similar to Metarhizium robertsii ARSEF 23 XP_007817247.2), which encodes MPTKHGMDRYWAMVDSGLSNDDLSLPKGTLSLFLDTNDLLPYEVVETDISITATVQKIVGEILPSQGGVAFAKEARDLLIECCVEFITLISSEANEISEKEAKKTIACDHITKALEQLGFSDYVPAVLEAAAEHKEVQKGREKKADKFANSGMSMEELARLQEEQFAQARQRHG